Within Streptomyces sp. SS1-1, the genomic segment ACCTGCGCCGATCCCCGGGGTGTCCGCCGATGTCACATCCCGGGCCGCCCGGTCCGTCGTACCCGCGGAGGAAGGCCCACGGGCGTACCGAGAGCGAGGGAGACCCCCAGCCATGCACCGCATCACCGTCATCGGCGGCGGCTTCGCCGGGCTCACCGCGGCCATCACCGCCGCGGAGGCGGGCGCCGAGGTCACCGTGCACGAGGCCCACCACACCCTCGGCGGCCGGGCCCGCACCGCGGAGGGGCCGTACCGCACGAACGAGGGACCGCACGCCCTGTACAAGGGCGGCCCGCACTGGGCGTGGCTCGCGCACCGGGACCTGATCGGCCCGCTCGCGCCGATCCCGCCGCTGGAGGCGGCCCGCTTCCGGCTGCGGTACCGGGGCGCGCTGCGCCGCACCCCGCCCCTCGCCCTGCTGAGGCTGCTGCGGCCGGGCGTGCCGCGGGCGCCCGTCGATCTGGACTTCCGGACCTGGGCGACCGGTGTCGCGGGCGAGGAGGCGGCGCGGGTGGCCGCGCACTACGCGGCGGTCGCGCTGTTCCACCACGACCCCGGCGCCCTGTCCGCCGCGTTCGTCCAGGAGCGGCTGCGCCGGGCCACCCGGCTGCCCCCGGAGGCGCACTACCCGCGGGGCGGCTGGGCGACCGTGATCGACCGGATGGCGGCGCGGGCGTGGAACCTCGGGGTCCGGGTGGAGACGCTGTCCCGGATCGACACCCTGCCGACGGACACCCCGGTGGTCGTCGCCACCTCGCTGGCCGCCGCCCGGCGTCTGCTGCGGGACGACTCGCTGACCTGGCCCGGCGGCCGGACGGCCCTGATCGACCTCGCGCTGCGCGGCCGGCGCGGCGACGCGTTCGTCGTCTCCGACCTGGACGCGCCGGGCTGGCTGGAGCGGTTCACCGCCCAGGACCCGTCGCTCGCGCCGGCCGGCGAGCAGCTGATCCAGGGTCAGATCCCGCTCGCTCCGGGCGAGCCGCGCGCGGACGGCGCCGCCCGCGCCGAGCAGCTCCTCGACCTGGGTTTCCCGGGCTGGCGCGAGCGGGTCACCTGGCGCCGGGACGCCGTCGCGAGCGGCCGGACCGGTGCCGTGGACCCGCCCGGCACCAGCTGGCGGGACCGGCCGGCCGTGGACCGCGGCGACGGCGTCTATCTGGCGGGCGATCAGGTCGCCGCGCCCGGCGTGCTGTCCGAGGTGTCGTTCACCAGCGCGCTCACGGCGGTGTCCCTCGCCCTCGGCCGGCACGCCCTTGACCTCAAGCGAGCTTGAGGTCGGAGCATCGTCGCAGCGCCCGCCCGGCGGGACGCCCACAGGACCCGTACCCACAGCGATGGGGGACCCCCGATGCACGCCATCCGACTGCACGCCTTCGGCCCGGCCGAGAACCTCACCCACGAGGAGGTCGCCGATCCACGCCCGGCGCCCGGCCAGGTCCGGATCGCCGTCCGGGCCGCCGGCGTCCACCTCCTCGACACGGCCCTGCGCGAGGGCCTCCAGGGCCCGGCGCCCGAGCCGGCACGGCTGCCCACGATCCCCGGCCGGGAGGTCGCCGGCGTGGTGGAGTCGCTCGGCGAGGGCGTCGCCGCGCTCTGGCTCGGCAAGCGGGTCGTCGCCCACCTCGGCTTCGCGCCGGGCGGCTACGCGGAACTCGCCGTCACCGACGTCGAACGGGTCCACGAGATCCCCGGGAACCTGGACTTCGCGCAGGCCGTCGCCATGATCGGCACGGGCCGTACGGCGCTGGGGATCGTCCAGTTCGCCGCGTTCGGGCCGGACACGGTGGCCGTGGTCCCGGCCGCCGCCGGCGGTATCGGCACCCTCCTCGTGCAGTACGCGAAGAACGCCGGGGCCGTCGTCGTCGGCCTGGCCGGCGGACCGGAGAAGACCGCGCGGGTCCGGGACAACGGCGCCGACCTCGCCGTCGACTACACGGACCCCGGCTGGCCGGAGAAGGTGCGCGCCTTCCTCGGCGGACGGCCCGCGACCCTCGTCCTCGACGGCGTCGGCGGCGAGGTGGCCCGCGCGAGCGTGGACCTGCTCGGCCCCGGCGGCCGGCACCTGGTGTTCGGCTGGTCCGGCGAGGGCCTGCGCGGCGGTGGCCCGTACCTCGTCGAGGGCGTCTCCGAGCAGGTCCTGGGCCCCGTGATGCTGCGCCGGGCCGGCGGCCCCGACCCGATGCGGACCCTGGAGCTGCGCGCCCTCACCGAGGCCGCCGCGGGCCGTCTCGTCCCGGCCGTGCAGCGCTTCCCGCTCGCCGCCGCGGCGGACGCCCACCGCGCCCTGGAGACCCGCGCGACCACGGGGAAGGTGGTGCTGGAGCCATGACCGCTCCCGAGCCACGACGGCCCGCCGCCCCAGATGCGATCCCTCCCGAACCATGGTCTTCTGGCCAGATGACAGTCACCCGAACGGGTGAAACAGCCCGGGAAGCAGACCCCCGTCGCTGGTGGGGTCTGGTGGTCATCGCGCTCGCGCAGCTCATGGTGGTCCTCGACGCGACCATCGTGAACATCGCCCTCCCCTCCGCCCAGGAGGACCTCGGCATCTCCGACGGCAACCGGCAGTGGGTCATCACGGCGTACACGCTGGCGTTCGGAGGGCTCCTGCTGCTCGGCGGCCGCATAGCCGACCTCGCGGGCCGAAAGCGCACCTTCGTCATCGGCCTGATCGGCTTCGCCGCCGCGTCCGCGCTGGGCGGCGCCGCCACCTCCTCCGGGATGCTGTTCGGCGCCCGCGCCCTCCAGGGCGTCTTCGCGGCCGTCCTCGCCCCGTCCGCCCTGTCGTTGCTGACCACGACGTTCACCGACCCCAAGGAGCGCGGGAAGGCGTTCGGCATCTACGGCGCCCTGGCCGGCAGCGGCAGCGCCATCGGGTTCATCGTCGGCGGCGTGCTCACCGAGTACCTGGACTGGCGCTGGTGCCTGTACGTCAACGTGCCGATCGCCGTGATCGCCGTGATCGGCGCCTTCGCCCTGCTCCACGACAGCCCCGTCCACGAGGGCGCCCGGCTCGACGTGCCCGGTGTGATCCTCGGCTGCGGCGGACTCGTCGCGATCGTCTACGGCTTCGCCGAGGCCGAGCCGCGCGGCTGGACCGACCCGCTCGTGCTGGCCCTGTTCGCGGCGGGCGTCGTCCTGCTCGTGGCGTTCGTCGCCTGGCAGACCCGCGCCCCGGTCCCGCTGCTGCCGCTGCA encodes:
- a CDS encoding MFS transporter, whose product is MTVTRTGETAREADPRRWWGLVVIALAQLMVVLDATIVNIALPSAQEDLGISDGNRQWVITAYTLAFGGLLLLGGRIADLAGRKRTFVIGLIGFAAASALGGAATSSGMLFGARALQGVFAAVLAPSALSLLTTTFTDPKERGKAFGIYGALAGSGSAIGFIVGGVLTEYLDWRWCLYVNVPIAVIAVIGAFALLHDSPVHEGARLDVPGVILGCGGLVAIVYGFAEAEPRGWTDPLVLALFAAGVVLLVAFVAWQTRAPVPLLPLHIVRDRDRAGCFLTMALAVIGLFGLFLFMTYYLQVILGYSPVMTGLAFLPLTAAIIVGSTQIAARLLDHVAPRLLMAPGALLAAIGMVLLTQLTVDSSYAPHVLPALILMGLGMGLVFMPVFATATAGVAPQDSGVTSATINTSQQVGGSIGTALLNTVATTSATAYITAHLTNPARRRLVTQQGIVHGYTVAIWWAAAIMLLAGIVAAVMVTAKPPGREPSRPARQEEPAT
- a CDS encoding zinc-binding dehydrogenase; amino-acid sequence: MHAIRLHAFGPAENLTHEEVADPRPAPGQVRIAVRAAGVHLLDTALREGLQGPAPEPARLPTIPGREVAGVVESLGEGVAALWLGKRVVAHLGFAPGGYAELAVTDVERVHEIPGNLDFAQAVAMIGTGRTALGIVQFAAFGPDTVAVVPAAAGGIGTLLVQYAKNAGAVVVGLAGGPEKTARVRDNGADLAVDYTDPGWPEKVRAFLGGRPATLVLDGVGGEVARASVDLLGPGGRHLVFGWSGEGLRGGGPYLVEGVSEQVLGPVMLRRAGGPDPMRTLELRALTEAAAGRLVPAVQRFPLAAAADAHRALETRATTGKVVLEP
- a CDS encoding NAD(P)-binding protein encodes the protein MHRITVIGGGFAGLTAAITAAEAGAEVTVHEAHHTLGGRARTAEGPYRTNEGPHALYKGGPHWAWLAHRDLIGPLAPIPPLEAARFRLRYRGALRRTPPLALLRLLRPGVPRAPVDLDFRTWATGVAGEEAARVAAHYAAVALFHHDPGALSAAFVQERLRRATRLPPEAHYPRGGWATVIDRMAARAWNLGVRVETLSRIDTLPTDTPVVVATSLAAARRLLRDDSLTWPGGRTALIDLALRGRRGDAFVVSDLDAPGWLERFTAQDPSLAPAGEQLIQGQIPLAPGEPRADGAARAEQLLDLGFPGWRERVTWRRDAVASGRTGAVDPPGTSWRDRPAVDRGDGVYLAGDQVAAPGVLSEVSFTSALTAVSLALGRHALDLKRA